A single window of Archangium gephyra DNA harbors:
- a CDS encoding sensor histidine kinase, giving the protein MSKNEGLGAEQQRLELGTFIRDNRARLLQEWERAVRRLPYARELSRPRLLDHLPDLLDRIAQVVETVRTGGGDESLEGLPEVHALERLDSGFDLDDVAGEYALLRGCILQLYAEHVEEAGAASLAVAMQEVVRFNRTFDEAVAAAVSRYARARERTLVALDRISEASLGTEDADTFLPKLLRVILETTEAVDSVTLLLREGDVLRVHASVGLEELVASGFSLKVGEGFSGTIAAERCPREVRSAATDPLVRSEAVRSRGTRALYGVPLLYAGEVIGVAHMGSRTTFEFSNEDKLLFRAMVSRVTALIVQAQLAAREREVERQQAETLALLDSLLAATPACLALLDTELRYVRVNEALAAANGAPVEAHVGRTPSEVVPDRASLVEPLLRRVLETGEALRAQEFSAVTATDPGVLHHWLGDYFPVRARDGQVLGVGGVLVDITERKQQEERLRQTAEFRERFLGVVSHDLRNPLNAILLSANALLRTEGIPASHTKMVRRIVTSGERMGRMIGELLDFTRGRLGGGIPIHPQRVNLRHLSRHVLEELELGFPSRELRLRAEGDFLGEWDSDRLAQLLGNLGKNALDYSPADTPVDFSLLDEGDTLRVEVHNEGAPIPRELLAGIFEPFRRAVEGDAHPTSGLGLGLFIVQEIARAHGGSVEVRSSEGDGTTFSVRLPRHGPRAREDAGAVH; this is encoded by the coding sequence ATGAGCAAGAACGAAGGCCTTGGGGCGGAACAGCAACGGTTGGAGCTCGGAACGTTCATTCGGGACAACCGCGCTCGTCTGCTCCAGGAGTGGGAGCGGGCCGTGCGCCGGCTTCCCTATGCCCGGGAGCTCTCGCGGCCACGCCTGCTCGATCACCTGCCAGACCTGCTGGACCGCATCGCCCAGGTGGTGGAGACGGTGCGGACGGGAGGAGGCGACGAATCGCTCGAGGGCCTGCCAGAGGTGCACGCCCTGGAGCGGTTGGACTCGGGCTTCGACCTGGACGATGTGGCCGGGGAGTACGCGCTGCTGCGGGGCTGCATCCTCCAGCTCTACGCCGAGCACGTGGAGGAAGCGGGCGCGGCGTCGCTGGCCGTGGCGATGCAGGAGGTGGTGCGCTTCAACCGGACGTTCGACGAGGCCGTGGCCGCGGCCGTCTCGCGCTACGCACGGGCACGGGAGCGCACGCTGGTGGCGCTCGACCGCATCTCCGAGGCGTCGCTGGGGACGGAGGACGCGGACACCTTCCTGCCCAAGCTGCTGCGCGTCATCCTGGAGACGACCGAGGCGGTGGACTCCGTCACGTTGCTGCTGCGCGAGGGCGACGTGCTCCGCGTGCACGCCTCGGTGGGGTTGGAGGAACTGGTGGCCTCCGGCTTCAGCCTGAAGGTGGGCGAGGGTTTCTCCGGAACGATCGCCGCCGAGCGGTGTCCACGCGAGGTGCGCTCCGCGGCGACGGATCCGCTGGTGAGGAGCGAGGCCGTGCGGTCCCGGGGGACGCGCGCCCTCTATGGCGTGCCCCTGCTGTACGCGGGAGAGGTCATCGGCGTGGCGCACATGGGCAGCCGCACCACCTTCGAGTTCTCCAACGAGGACAAGCTGCTCTTCCGGGCCATGGTGAGCCGGGTCACGGCCCTCATCGTCCAGGCGCAGCTGGCCGCCCGGGAGCGGGAGGTGGAGCGCCAGCAGGCCGAGACGCTCGCGCTGCTGGACTCGCTGCTGGCCGCCACGCCGGCGTGCCTGGCCCTGCTCGACACGGAGCTGCGCTACGTGCGCGTCAACGAGGCGCTGGCCGCCGCCAACGGCGCGCCGGTGGAGGCCCACGTGGGGCGGACGCCCTCCGAGGTGGTTCCCGACAGGGCGTCGCTCGTCGAGCCCCTGCTGCGGCGGGTGTTGGAGACGGGTGAGGCGCTGCGCGCCCAGGAGTTCAGCGCCGTCACGGCCACGGACCCGGGCGTGCTCCACCACTGGCTGGGAGACTACTTCCCGGTGCGAGCGCGGGACGGGCAGGTGCTCGGGGTGGGGGGCGTCCTGGTGGACATCACCGAGCGCAAGCAGCAGGAGGAGCGGCTGCGGCAGACGGCGGAGTTCCGCGAGCGCTTCCTGGGCGTCGTCTCGCATGACCTGCGCAACCCGCTCAACGCCATCCTGCTGTCGGCCAACGCGCTGCTGCGCACCGAGGGCATTCCGGCCAGCCACACGAAGATGGTGCGGCGCATCGTCACCAGTGGCGAGCGCATGGGGCGGATGATTGGCGAGCTGCTCGACTTCACGCGGGGGCGGTTGGGGGGCGGCATTCCCATCCATCCCCAGCGCGTCAACCTCCGGCACCTCTCGCGCCATGTGCTGGAGGAGCTGGAGCTCGGCTTCCCCAGCCGCGAGCTGCGGCTGCGCGCGGAGGGAGACTTCCTGGGGGAGTGGGATTCGGACCGGCTGGCGCAGCTGCTGGGCAACCTGGGCAAGAACGCGCTGGACTACAGCCCGGCGGACACACCGGTGGACTTCTCCCTCCTCGACGAGGGCGACACCCTGCGCGTGGAGGTGCACAACGAGGGGGCGCCCATTCCCCGGGAATTGCTGGCGGGCATCTTCGAGCCCTTCCGGCGGGCGGTGGAGGGCGATGCCCATCCGACCTCGGGGCTGGGGCTGGGCCTCTTCATCGTCCAGGAGATCGCCCGGGCCCATGGGGGAAGCGTGGAGGTGCGCTCCAGCGAGGGGGACGGCACCACCTTCTCCGTGCGGTTGCCGCGCCACGGTCCGCGGGCGCGAGAAGACGCTGGGGCGGTGCACTGA
- a CDS encoding PAS domain-containing protein, with amino-acid sequence MAEHEAPTAQGRDRLCDFIRENVARILESWEREVRLLPVLRDFSRPRLINHLPEFLERVAVVVETVHTGEEKTLGAFPEEHALERLNVGLDVEQVAQEYALLRACVLELYAGHLGAMGAWEPGVLMREVVYFNRTFDEAVATSVSRYARARTRTLVALERLSEAALGTEDLDTFLPRLLRVILETTEAVDTVTLLLREGDELRVRASVGLEALGVSGFRVRVGEGFSGTIAAERRPREVRSAMTDPLVKRQGPRGHGLRALYGVPLLQGDEVLGVAHMGSRTAFEFSSEDKLLFRAMVTRASALIVQARLVARERAAREEAEAHKQLLRMVIEQSGDAIIMADERGQVRIFNAEAERLHGVRREEVGTLAGPLVSGLLSVDGRPLSWEETPLSRALKGVPVTGAHWVVRRPDGSMRTLCGTALPIRRPDGSLAGAVLSARDETERLMREVETAEALALLDTLLATAPVGLSFVDRELRYVRVNHALAALNGSSVGSTLGRTVREVIPELAPTVEPFYRHVLDTGEPLLDLEVSGTTPGLAGGQGHWLVSYYPVWNRWGQVFMVGAVVVDITDRKRAEERMAQLEALVAAAPAGMALLDGELRYVHINEALARSNGLSVEAHRGRTVAEVLPEHAPLVEPLLRRVLETGEPLRGLEARGLAAEEPGVVHHWVSDYFPVRARDGRVTGVGAAVTDVTEARRKEDELLRAAEFRERFLGIVSHDLRNPLNAILLSANALMRSDCVVKQHLKAVRRITASTERMVRMIGELLDFTRGRLGGGIPITPRPANLRDLCRHVLEELEAVHLGRELRLRAKGDFQGAWDPDRLAQLLGNLGKNALDYSPADTPVDFSLHDEGGTLRVEVHNEGPPIPRELLTGIFEPFRRAVGGDAHPTSGLGLGLFIVQEIARAHGGTVEVRSSEGQGTTFTVRLPRHGPGAPAPERALH; translated from the coding sequence ATGGCTGAACACGAGGCCCCTACCGCACAGGGGCGGGACCGCCTCTGCGACTTCATCCGGGAGAACGTGGCCCGCATCCTGGAGTCGTGGGAGCGCGAGGTTCGTCTGCTCCCGGTGCTCCGGGACTTCTCCCGTCCGCGGCTGATCAACCACCTGCCCGAGTTCCTGGAGCGGGTGGCCGTGGTGGTGGAGACGGTCCACACCGGGGAGGAGAAGACGCTCGGTGCGTTCCCCGAGGAGCATGCGCTGGAGCGGTTGAACGTGGGCCTGGACGTGGAGCAGGTGGCCCAGGAGTACGCGCTGCTGCGCGCCTGCGTCCTCGAGCTGTATGCCGGGCACCTGGGGGCGATGGGGGCGTGGGAGCCAGGCGTGCTGATGCGGGAGGTGGTGTACTTCAACCGGACGTTCGACGAGGCGGTGGCCACCTCCGTCTCGCGCTATGCCCGGGCGCGCACGCGGACGCTGGTGGCGCTGGAGCGGCTGTCCGAGGCGGCGCTGGGGACGGAGGACCTGGACACCTTCCTGCCGAGGCTGCTGCGCGTCATCCTGGAGACCACGGAGGCGGTGGACACCGTCACGCTGCTGCTGCGCGAGGGGGACGAGCTCCGGGTGCGCGCCTCGGTGGGGCTGGAGGCGCTGGGCGTCTCCGGCTTCCGCGTGCGGGTGGGCGAGGGCTTCTCCGGGACGATCGCCGCCGAGCGGCGCCCGCGGGAGGTGCGCTCGGCGATGACGGATCCGCTGGTGAAGCGCCAGGGGCCGCGGGGCCATGGGCTTCGCGCCCTCTATGGCGTGCCCCTGCTGCAGGGCGACGAGGTGCTGGGCGTGGCGCACATGGGCAGCCGCACGGCCTTCGAGTTCTCCAGCGAGGACAAGCTGCTCTTCCGGGCCATGGTGACGCGCGCCTCGGCCCTCATCGTCCAGGCCCGGCTCGTGGCCCGCGAGCGCGCGGCGCGCGAGGAAGCCGAGGCCCACAAGCAGCTGCTGCGCATGGTCATCGAGCAGAGCGGGGACGCCATCATCATGGCGGACGAGCGGGGCCAGGTGCGCATCTTCAACGCCGAGGCCGAGCGGCTGCATGGGGTGCGCCGCGAGGAGGTGGGGACACTCGCGGGGCCCCTGGTGTCCGGCCTGCTCTCCGTGGATGGCCGTCCCCTGTCCTGGGAGGAGACGCCCCTGTCCCGGGCGCTGAAGGGCGTGCCGGTGACGGGGGCGCACTGGGTGGTGCGCCGGCCCGATGGCTCGATGCGCACGCTCTGCGGCACCGCCCTGCCCATCCGCCGGCCGGACGGCTCGCTCGCCGGGGCGGTGCTCTCCGCCCGCGACGAGACGGAGCGGCTGATGCGCGAGGTGGAGACCGCCGAGGCGCTGGCCCTGCTCGACACGTTGCTGGCCACCGCTCCCGTGGGCCTGTCCTTCGTGGACCGGGAGCTGCGCTATGTCCGCGTCAACCACGCGCTCGCCGCCCTCAATGGTTCCTCGGTGGGCAGCACGCTGGGGCGCACCGTGCGCGAGGTCATCCCAGAGCTGGCGCCCACCGTGGAGCCGTTCTACCGGCACGTGCTCGACACCGGGGAGCCGCTGTTGGACCTGGAGGTGTCGGGGACCACGCCCGGCCTGGCGGGGGGCCAGGGACACTGGCTGGTGAGCTACTACCCGGTGTGGAACCGCTGGGGCCAGGTCTTCATGGTGGGCGCGGTGGTGGTGGACATCACCGACCGCAAGCGGGCCGAGGAGCGGATGGCGCAGCTGGAGGCGCTGGTGGCCGCCGCGCCCGCGGGCATGGCCCTGCTGGATGGGGAGCTGCGCTATGTGCACATCAACGAGGCGCTGGCCCGGTCCAATGGCCTGTCCGTGGAGGCCCACCGGGGACGGACGGTGGCCGAGGTGCTGCCGGAGCATGCCCCGCTGGTGGAGCCGCTGCTGCGGAGGGTGCTGGAGACGGGGGAGCCGCTGAGGGGGCTCGAGGCGCGTGGCCTGGCCGCCGAGGAGCCGGGAGTCGTCCACCACTGGGTGTCGGACTACTTCCCGGTGCGCGCGCGGGATGGGCGGGTGACGGGCGTGGGCGCGGCGGTGACGGACGTCACCGAGGCCCGGCGCAAGGAGGACGAGCTGCTCCGGGCGGCGGAGTTCCGCGAGCGCTTCCTGGGCATCGTCTCGCATGACCTGCGCAATCCGCTCAACGCCATCCTCCTGTCCGCCAATGCGCTGATGCGCTCGGATTGCGTGGTGAAGCAGCACCTGAAGGCCGTGCGCCGCATCACCGCCAGCACCGAGCGCATGGTGCGGATGATCGGCGAGCTGCTCGACTTCACGCGGGGGCGGCTGGGTGGGGGCATCCCCATCACGCCCCGGCCGGCCAACCTCCGCGACCTCTGCCGGCACGTGCTGGAGGAGCTGGAGGCCGTCCACCTGGGCCGGGAGCTGCGGCTGCGCGCGAAGGGAGATTTCCAGGGAGCCTGGGACCCGGACCGGCTGGCGCAGTTGCTGGGCAACCTGGGCAAGAACGCGCTGGACTACAGCCCGGCGGACACGCCGGTGGACTTCTCGCTGCACGACGAGGGCGGCACCCTGCGCGTGGAGGTGCACAACGAGGGGCCCCCCATCCCCCGGGAGTTGCTGACGGGCATCTTCGAGCCCTTCCGCCGGGCGGTGGGGGGAGACGCCCACCCGACCTCGGGACTGGGGCTGGGCCTCTTCATCGTCCAGGAGATCGCCCGGGCCCACGGGGGCACCGTGGAGGTGCGCTCCAGCGAGGGCCAGGGCACCACCTTCACCGTGCGGTTGCCTCGGCACGGCCCGGGCGCGCCGGCCCCGGAACGGGCGCTGCACTGA
- a CDS encoding type II toxin-antitoxin system RelE family toxin, which translates to MRRPESLYKYTVEVSPNAWRQIAHLPLETYQRIREELDAVAARMRPETPAPVPQRYVRPVETRSLLLENHIALYEVDPSRRRLTLREIARRSTQGG; encoded by the coding sequence ATGCGTCGACCCGAAAGCCTCTACAAATACACCGTGGAAGTGAGTCCGAATGCCTGGAGGCAGATCGCCCATCTGCCCCTGGAGACGTACCAGCGCATTCGCGAGGAGCTGGACGCGGTGGCCGCCCGGATGAGGCCGGAGACGCCCGCTCCCGTGCCCCAGCGGTACGTCCGGCCCGTCGAGACCCGCTCCCTCCTGCTGGAGAACCACATCGCGCTCTATGAGGTGGATCCGTCGCGCAGGCGCCTCACGCTGAGGGAGATCGCCCGCCGCTCGACGCAGGGCGGGTAG
- a CDS encoding PAS domain S-box protein, giving the protein MNFDPHASESPPLTLADVLESRHEDIIQRWTGRLREGLAPTPRSQAELEDHIGEYLWEMARVLRQQTAAGAGPLPEWLPVAREHGSQRLRIGFDVQALVREYHVLRECILDLVEETGVRVTLGEVRALTAFITTGIAEGVAEYLRQRDAVQRLSEERLRTLLDQAPAAIFAKDAEGRYLYSNRHQQRLVGRPLEEILGRDDAALFPKALADALRLHDAQVLEGHTLTFEEVVEFDSGPRTYLSTKFPLPGGEGRPTALGGISLDITARKRAEQALRESEQRFRLLVEGVEDYAVYLLDTEGRVISWNTGAQRIKGYTQREVLGQHIALFHTPEDREAGLPERCIRTAVTQGHCRVEGQRVRKDGSRFWAEIVITALRDEAGVLRGFSKFTRDISRRKRAEQTLRETTQRLHAILETAVDGIITIDERGRIQGVNPATTRLFGYAPEELIGQNVSILMPEPYRGEHDGYMEHYLRTGERRVIGIGREVEGRRKDGSVFPLELSVSETLLPQGRLFTGMVRDITARKRAERTQAFFLEAGTLLSQSLDLATTLKKLTSLAVRHLCDYCMVDLLGEDGQLHRVELAARDPEVDVLLQRSRPYPPLMGSNSPVARALESGEAVAVPEITPAWLDAAARNAEHRAQLEALGPKSVALVPLVARGRKLGIVNMAWTRTHTGDFAEDLEVARGLADRAAVAIDNARLYQQAQEAIRVREDVVAIVSHDLRNPLNAISLSATLLEREAVNERTTKTAHRIASAADRATGMIRDLLDFTQARVGGGIPIHKLPLDLHEHVRRVVEEVRLAWPGRRIELQASGEGRVEADEGRLAQVVTNLVGNALQHSPPGTPVRVSTRSVDSSLLLEVHNQGPAIPAELLSTLFEPYRQGAEAGSGRGSLGLGLYITRQIVLGHGGSVDVRSTPEDGTTFTVRLPRPPPAD; this is encoded by the coding sequence GTGAACTTCGATCCGCACGCCTCGGAGTCCCCGCCCCTCACGCTGGCGGACGTGCTGGAGAGCCGGCACGAGGACATCATCCAGCGGTGGACGGGACGCCTGCGCGAGGGGCTCGCCCCCACGCCCCGGTCCCAGGCGGAGCTGGAGGATCACATCGGCGAGTACCTGTGGGAGATGGCCCGGGTGCTGCGGCAGCAGACGGCCGCCGGGGCGGGCCCCCTACCGGAGTGGCTGCCCGTGGCGCGCGAGCACGGAAGCCAGCGGCTGCGCATCGGCTTCGACGTGCAGGCGCTGGTGCGCGAGTACCACGTGCTGCGCGAGTGCATCCTGGACCTGGTGGAGGAGACGGGCGTGCGCGTCACCCTGGGGGAGGTGCGGGCGCTGACGGCCTTCATCACCACCGGCATCGCCGAGGGCGTGGCCGAGTACCTGCGCCAGCGCGACGCCGTCCAGCGCCTGAGCGAGGAGCGGCTCCGGACCCTGCTGGACCAGGCACCCGCCGCCATCTTCGCCAAGGACGCCGAGGGCCGTTACCTCTACAGCAACCGCCACCAGCAGCGGCTCGTGGGCCGCCCGCTCGAGGAGATCTTGGGCCGGGACGACGCCGCGCTCTTTCCCAAGGCGCTGGCCGACGCCCTGCGCCTCCACGACGCCCAGGTGCTCGAGGGCCACACCCTCACGTTCGAGGAGGTGGTCGAGTTCGACTCGGGCCCGCGCACCTACCTGTCCACGAAGTTCCCCCTGCCCGGCGGCGAGGGGCGCCCCACGGCGCTCGGGGGCATCTCCCTGGACATCACCGCGCGCAAACGGGCCGAGCAGGCCCTGCGCGAGAGCGAGCAGCGCTTCCGCCTGCTGGTGGAGGGCGTGGAGGACTACGCCGTCTACCTGCTGGACACGGAGGGCCGGGTCATCAGTTGGAACACGGGGGCCCAGCGCATCAAGGGCTACACGCAGCGCGAGGTGCTCGGCCAGCACATCGCCCTCTTCCATACCCCCGAGGATCGGGAAGCCGGGCTGCCCGAGCGGTGCATCAGGACCGCGGTCACCCAGGGCCACTGCCGGGTGGAGGGGCAGCGCGTGCGCAAGGACGGCAGCCGCTTCTGGGCGGAGATCGTCATCACCGCCCTGCGCGACGAGGCGGGCGTCCTGCGCGGCTTCTCCAAGTTCACCCGCGACATCTCCCGGCGCAAGCGCGCCGAGCAGACCCTGCGCGAGACGACGCAGCGGCTGCACGCCATCCTCGAGACGGCGGTGGACGGCATCATCACCATCGACGAGCGGGGCCGCATCCAGGGCGTCAACCCGGCCACCACGCGCCTGTTCGGCTACGCGCCCGAGGAGCTCATCGGCCAGAACGTCAGCATCCTCATGCCCGAGCCCTACCGCGGCGAGCATGACGGCTACATGGAGCACTACCTGCGCACCGGCGAGCGCAGGGTCATCGGCATCGGGCGCGAGGTGGAGGGCCGGCGCAAGGACGGGAGCGTCTTCCCCCTGGAGCTCTCCGTCAGCGAGACGCTGCTGCCCCAGGGGCGGCTCTTCACGGGCATGGTGCGCGACATCACCGCGCGCAAGCGTGCCGAGCGGACCCAGGCCTTCTTCCTCGAGGCCGGCACCCTGCTGTCCCAGTCGCTCGACCTGGCCACCACCCTGAAGAAGCTCACCTCCCTGGCCGTGCGGCACCTGTGCGACTACTGCATGGTGGATCTGCTGGGGGAGGACGGACAGCTGCACCGCGTGGAGCTGGCGGCCCGCGACCCGGAGGTGGACGTCCTCCTGCAGCGCTCGCGGCCCTATCCACCCCTGATGGGGAGCAACAGTCCCGTGGCCCGGGCCCTGGAGAGCGGCGAGGCCGTGGCCGTGCCGGAGATCACCCCCGCGTGGCTGGATGCCGCCGCCCGCAACGCGGAGCACCGGGCCCAGCTGGAGGCGCTCGGCCCGAAGTCCGTGGCCCTCGTGCCCCTGGTGGCCCGCGGCCGCAAGCTCGGCATCGTCAACATGGCCTGGACCCGGACCCACACCGGCGACTTCGCCGAGGATCTGGAGGTGGCCCGGGGACTGGCGGACCGCGCGGCCGTGGCCATCGACAACGCGCGCCTCTACCAGCAGGCGCAGGAGGCCATCCGCGTGCGCGAGGACGTGGTGGCCATCGTCAGCCATGACTTGCGCAACCCCCTCAACGCCATCTCCCTGTCGGCCACGCTGCTCGAGCGCGAGGCCGTCAACGAGCGCACCACGAAGACGGCCCACCGCATCGCCTCGGCGGCGGACCGGGCCACCGGGATGATCCGCGACCTGCTCGACTTCACCCAGGCGCGCGTGGGGGGCGGCATTCCCATCCACAAGTTGCCCCTGGACTTGCACGAGCACGTGCGGCGCGTGGTGGAGGAGGTGCGGCTGGCCTGGCCCGGGCGCCGCATCGAGCTCCAGGCCAGCGGCGAGGGCCGGGTCGAGGCGGATGAAGGCCGGCTGGCCCAGGTCGTCACCAACCTGGTGGGCAATGCCCTGCAACACAGCCCTCCGGGCACACCCGTGCGGGTGTCCACCCGGAGCGTGGACTCGAGCCTCCTGCTGGAGGTGCACAACCAGGGACCCGCCATCCCCGCCGAGCTGCTGTCCACGCTCTTCGAGCCCTACCGGCAGGGAGCGGAAGCGGGCTCGGGCCGGGGCAGCCTGGGCCTGGGCCTCTACATCACCCGGCAGATCGTCCTCGGCCACGGGGGCAGCGTGGACGTGCGCTCCACCCCGGAGGACGGCACCACCTTCACGGTGCGCCTGCCCCGCCCGCCGCCCGCGGACTGA